Below is a genomic region from Roseimicrobium gellanilyticum.
CTGGTGATTCGCCATGCCCTCCAGCATCTCAAACTGCACATGATCAAATGCGTTGCTCTCCTGCACCAGCGTCAGCGCATAAGCGACGTCGAAGAGATTGTGGGAAGCGATGCCCAGTCGCACGGCAGGGAGGTTTTCCGGCGCGAGTCCTTCATGCAGCATGCGCTTGTAGTTCGCATCCGTCTCCAGTTTCGTCTTGAAAGGAGCCTGCGGCCAGTCCTTCAGCGCTGCCTCGAAGCGCTCCATCTCCATGTTCGCGCCCTTCACAAGACGAATGGTGACGGAAGCACCTCCAGCGGCAGTGCGTTTCCGTGCCCATGCGTTGATGATGCGCTGCCACCTCGCACTATCCGGCACATAGGCTTGCAGTGCGATTCCGGCGCTGACTTTTTCCAGACCTGGACGATCCAGCGTGCGCATGAAGACCTCACATGTGAGGCTCAGGTCACGATACTCCTCCATGTCGAGGTAGATGAACTTCGGCACGCGGGAGCCATCGGTACGGGTGAAGGTCGAGCGCGCTGCACTGCGGTAGAGCCGCTCCAGGCGATCGCAAACCGTCGTGATGGTATGCTCGCGGGCGATGGGAGACATCTGCGAGTACAGCGTCGAGATCTTCACGGAGAGCACTTCCGTGTCCGGCGCTTGCAAGGCCTCCAGGCATTGCTCCAGCCGCCGTCCTGCTTCCGCCTCACTGAGGATGGCCTCGCCGAGGAAGTTCACATTCATGCGCACGCCCTGCTCGCGGCGCTGGCGTAGATGCTCGGCCAGCAGCTCGGGCTCCGCAGGCAGGATCACGTTGGCCGTTTCCTGCTGCATGTGGCCTTTGACCATCGGCACGGATACGCCAGGTAGCCAGCCGCCAAACGTCTGGAAGCCCCGTAGCATGGCGCGGTCCAGGGGACTGAAGAAGCGCGGGATGCCCTGCACATCCAGGATGTGGGTGAACTGATCCACGACACGGGCGGACGACTTCGCGCGGAAGGCCTGATCCGTGAGCTGGACCAGCGTAGCCTTGTCCGTGGACGTCTGCAGCATGCGATCCAGCTCTGCTTGCTGACGGCGCTCGGCAGCCGTCTGCAGTTCCGTGGCACGCTGCTGCAGACCGCGCGCTACATCGAGGGCGCGCTGGATGGTGGAGGCTTGATCAAACATCTGGATGAGGGGGCGTTTGGCCGGTGCTTGGGAGTGATGCCCTGGCGTCGGAACAAAAGGTGTTCTTTCGATCCTGATTGGTGTACATGGAGGCCAGTCTCCCTGTGCTTTTGTTGTCTTGACCTCGATCGCGTTGGGAATCATCCTCCTCTCGCGTAGCATCCATGAAGAACCAGACGTTCTCCCAAAGGTTTTGGTTAGTCCTCATTCTCGGCGTTGTATGTGCTTGGGGCTCTGCTTCCGCCCAATCGGGTCCGGTGATTGAAGTGTCCGCTGCGCAGGGGGTGCGCATCAATGGCAAGGTACTCACACCCGGCCCGTGGGCCGAAGGGCTGGCAAAACGTCTCAGTGATGAGCCAAAGTTTTTCGAACTCAGGGGCACGTTTATTGAGTTCAACAAGAGCGGCATCATCATTCCCAGATATGGCAGGGCCATACAGTTTGTGCTTCCGTTCAATGATATGGGGTTGGACAGAAGGACACCCATTAGTTTTACGGGAACAGTGGCAATTGAAGGAGTCATCCTGAAAAACATGGAGAGGAGTTCGGTGGACGACGTCCTGAAATTGCTCACAGCCAAAGGAATGAACCCTCAGAAGTGTGATGCCGATCCTGAGTTCAGTCATCAACTCACCGTGGGGAAGGCAATCGTCATATTTACGCGGGGCAAAGAACGGCAAATGGCCAGAGTATGGATTCAGTGGGATGATTCTGAACCTGACCCCAAGGAGTTTTTGAAATGAGAGGTGTAAATGTTCATGGGAGAACTTCCATCGAACACTATTTGGCCAGGGTGGTGAGGAACTCCTGCCAAAGGGAGTCGGCATCCGCGCCGCAGAGTTCCTTGAACTTCTCCGCGCTGTAAGTACCATCATGGCAGGCGGTATTCAGCTTGCGTACAAGGTCCTTGTCTTTGGTCTTCACATCCTCCAGCCAGATGAGGAAGGTCGCCGCAATGCCGTAGCCCTGTTTGTAGCTGTTCTTCGCGCGGTCGATGCGATGCTTGCGCCTGCCGGGCTCGAAATGCCGGTCGCGCGTATAGTCCGCGATACCCTCCATGAGCCACCACTCGCCCTTGCCCTTGTAGTTTTGCACTACATGCGTGAGTTCATGAACGACCATGCCGTAGTCATCGGGGGCTTTCTTGGTGACCCAATCCTCAGAGATGGTGATCTCATTGTTCACCGTACCCGCCACACCCTTCATCGGCTTGAAGATGAGCTTCACTTCGGGATAGGGTAGAGCGTGATTGTCGCCGAAGAGGATTTTGGTGAGCTTCGGATACCACTCCTCCACGAGGGTCTTCGACTTCTCCGCGAAGGTCTGGCACGATGGTGCCTGACTGTAGTCCACGGTGACGGTGAAGGGCTGCTGTGCAGAGACCATTCCCCACAGAGATGCCGCGACAAGAGTGACAAAAAACTGGAAGGGCTGAGTGCGGTATTGCATGGAGGAGGAAGGTTGGTCAGGTGCGGGAGTCAAAGACAGGAAGCCGCCATTTCCAGACAATGGCCGCGAGGCGTAGCAGCAGGATCACGATCATGCCGATCAATCCTGGCATGGGCACGGAAGGCGCGAATCGGTACAGCAACACATAAGCAACCGACCCAATCGTGGCGGCCGTGGCGTACAGAAACGTTTCCTGACGGAAGACGAGCGGCAGTTCGCGGCACAAAACATCGCGAATGATCCCGCCAGCCACGCCGGTGATGACACCGAGAATCACGGCGATGATACCCGACTCCTGATACTGCAGTGACTTCTCTGCGCCTACGATGGTGAACATTGCCAGGCCGACGGCGTCGGCGACCAGCAAGGCGCGCAGGGGCATGCGCCAGAATCGTGCCACCACGAAGGTAGCGAGTGCTGTCAGCAAGGCGGTGACCGTGACAGAGGGATTCTGAATCCAGAACACGGGTTCGGCTCCCAGGCAGACATCGCGGATGGTGCCACCGCCCACCGCCGTCACGAGTGCCAGCACCAGCACGCCAAAGAGATCCACGCCACGCCCGGCTGCTGCGAGCACGCCGGAGATGGCGCATACGGCAACGGCGAAATGTTCGAGCCAGGGTGGCATGGCGGCAGAGAGGACGTGGGGGTGCTTCAGGTGGTGCGGAGCGGGGCGAACTCATGCTGCCGGAGCACTTCTCCCTGAAGATTGCGCATGGTGAACTGGAGCCGGGAACCGTTCGCGTGCGCTTCGGTGAAGGTGGCGGCATCGGGCTTTGGCCCGCCTCCGACCAGTTGAGCGTATGGTCGCTCTGGTGACTGCGGCAGCCATGCGTGTTCATGTGTGTGCCCGGAGACGACGATCTGTGCTTTCCACTCCACGAGTGCCTCATGCCAGAGGTCGCGGCTTCTGCGACTGAAGGCATCGTAGGTGCGTCCTTCTTCACTCTCATTCAGCCAGCGCAGCGGGATGTGGCAGAACACGACACGGTAGGGGGCGTCACGCAGCTCCGGAGTCGTCAGGACATGAGACCGCAACCACGCCGCTTGCTCACGGCGCAGCGGTTCGCACGCCACCCGTCCCTTGAAGCTGGGGTGGTCATCATCCTTGTCTTCGCCGGTATTCAGGCAGACCACAGCCACGGGTCCGCTGCGGAAGGCATAGTAGGAATGTCCTTCCGGTGCTGCGGCGTGATCCGCGAGTTGGTATCCATATTGTCCCCGCAGGTCATGATTTCCCCAGACAAAGAAGAGCGGACGTTGTGCAGTGAAATCTGTGCCGGCGGGATGCAGCAGCGTGGGGATGATTTGTTCCTCCTTGTGCCAGTCGTTGCAGATGTCCCCATTCCACAAAAGGAAGTCTGCGGAATCAGGGGATGCAGCGTGCAGTCTCGTGATGGTCTCCTTGTTCTGATGCGTGTCATTCCACACGAGGAAGTGCGTCTCCTCAGCCTTGGGTGCCAACGTGCGGAGCGTGCGCCATGGGCTTTCTTCACGCACAGCCGGTTCGGTCATGGACTCGGTGACGGTACGATATGTATGCGTCGTGCCAGGGGCGAAATCGTGAAGGCGTACGCGCAGCCCCTTGGTGCCTTGCGTGGAGAAGCCGAAGGCATTTCCGCCGAAGCGCTTCACCTCAGCGTCCTGCTTCACTTCCACCCAGCCACGTGCATGGCGTGAGATGCCCCATACAATTTCCGCGCCATCGGCGCGTGGCGCCATGACCACGGGAGGCGTGGTGGCCAGTGCATCACCAGCGGGAGAAGGTGGGGCGGTTTGAGCAGGAGTGGCTGGGGTCTGTGCAGAGGCCGCCTGCGAGATGGCGGCGATGCCGGTGGTGGCCGAGGCGAGGAAATGGCGACGCTTCATGATGAGAGTATAACGACGTGACGAACGGTCCTTGTCGAATGATGCCGCATTTCATTGGTTGAGTTCAACAGGCAGATCCGCCGGTGGCGTCTTCGGTGCATCTTTCATCTCGAGCACGGTTCCAGGAGATACGGACTTCTTGGTGTCTCCACCATTCTGCAGGTAGAGCCCACCCGGGGCATGGCCCGCATCGATAAGCTCGCCCGCCTCGGTGGGGGCCTTGCTATGGGTGAAGCGTGCCTTCGTCAAAGGCTGCGTCTGGCCTTCCACGGTTCGCACCCAGCCGTTGCCAAACACAGCGCGACGCACTTCATGGACACTTTTGCCATCGCGACGGAAGTCCTCCACGAAGGAATACAGACCAGAGAGTGGCTTGCCTCCTGTGTGAACTCGGAAGGTGGCCATGAGTTTCCAGGCCTTTTCCTTGGGCTGCCAGAGCCAGCCTGTGTACGCAGTTTTTTCACCCTCGACACGCGCTTGTACGACGCAGCGAAGGGTCTCGCCAATCTCCCAGGGGAAGTCTGTCATGCTCTTGCCACCCGTGCCTTCACCACCGAACCTCGATACCTTCACGTCCTTGCCTTGCGCGAGAATCTCCACGCGGTCTTCCAGCTTCACGGCTTCGGGGTTGTCTCCCTTGGTGGGATCCCACACGGAGAAGATGCCGACCTTGCGCCCTTTGCCGAGTTCCTGGACGCCAAAGTATCCCGTGTTCCATCCGCATACCATGAAGTAGCTGCCTGCCGTGCTCGTCTCCACTCGACCCTCCAGATAGAACCACTCAGCAGCAGGTGCGGGCCAACCTAGGTGGATGGAGCACGCGGCATTGGGTTCGACGGCTTTCCCATTCTCATCCGCCACGACAGGCATGGAAGTCATGAGACTACCGAAGGTCAGAAGAAACACGGGCAGGGATCGAAGTGAGTGACAGAGCTTCATGGAAGGTGAAATAAGGAGGGGCGAAAGGATGGGGTGAAGTCAGCACTCGGTCACATTGACCGCGAGACCGCCGCGGGAGGTTTCCTTGTACTTGGTGCTCATGTCCGCGCCGGTCTGGCGCATGGTGGCGATGACCTTGTCGAGCGACACACGGTGAGTGCCGTCACCGTGTAGGGCGAGGCGAGCGGCGTGGATGGCTTTCACGGCGCCCATGGCATTGCGTTCGATGCAGGGCACCTGCACGAGTCCACCCACCGGATCGCAGGTGAGACCGAGATTGTGCTCCATGCCGATCTCAGCGGCATTCTCCACTTGAGGTACGGTGCCACCTTGCGCTTCACACAGTGCGGCTGCGGCCATGGAACACGCAACGCCGACTTCACCCTGGCATCCCACTTCCGCTCCGGAGATGGAGGCATTCAGCTTGTACAGCAGGCCAATGGCTCCCGCGGTGAGGAGGAATCGCACGATCTTGTCCTCATCCGTGACGCGCAAGACGCGACACAGGTAATGCATGGTGGCGGGCAGGATTCCCGCTGCTCCATTGGTGGGTGCGGTGACCACGCGACCACCGGCGGCATTTTCTTCATTCACGGCCATGGCCCACAGGCTGACCCAATCGAGCGCCGTGAGAGGATCCTGGAGCGCGACTTCCGGCTTTGAGGTGAGTTCACGATATAGACCAGGTGCCCGGCGCTGTACTTTCAATCCCCCAGGCAGCGTGCCTTCCGCATGACAGCCGCGCTCCACGCACCCTTGCATCGCGTGCCACACTTTCAGCAGGGACGCACGTGTCTCCTGCTCAGAGCGCCAGGCGCTTTCATTGCGAAGGGTCATCTCGCTGATGCTGAGCCCTGAGTCCTTGCCCATGCGCAGCAGATCATCGCCTGTCTTGTAGGGGAAGGAAAGGGCTCGCTGATCGGCATTCAAGGTGTCGCGGCGGGCGTCACCTTCATTCACCACAAATCCACCGCCGATGGAGTAGTAGGTCCTGGAGAGAAGTTCGGTGCCGGAGCCATCGTAGGCGAAGAAGCGCAGGCCATTGGGATGCTCAGGAAGAGATTCCAGGCGATGGAAGAGCAAGTCGCGCTTTTCCTCGAAGGGAATCTCACGCGTGCCACCCAGATGCAGACAGTGAGTTTGCCGGATTCGTTCGAGCCGGACTGGCACGGAGTCGATATCCACACTCTCCGGCAGCTCGCCTTCGAGGCCGAGCAGCACCGCCTTGTCCGTGCCATGCCCTTTTCCAGTCAGGGCCAGAGAGCCGTAGAGATGGGCCTCCACGCGTGCCACGCGATCCAGCAGCTCCGCCTTGCGAAGTCGCTCCACGAATCGCGCTCCGGCACGCATGGGCCCGACCGTGTGCGAGCTGCTCGGTCCGATGCCGATGGTGAAGAGTTCGACGACGGAGAGGCTCATGCGAGTGACGCGGTGATATGGGCCTTGCGGTGGTGCTACACACCCAGCTCCTTTTTCACTTCGACAAAGGCGGTGACTGCTTGTTCCAATTCCGCCTTCGTATGTGCAGCGCTGATTTGGGTGCGGATGCGTGCCTTGCCCACCGGGACCACCGGGTAGCTGAAGCCGATGACGTACACACCGCGCTTCAGCATGGCATCGGCGAACTTCGTCGCCAGGGCGGCATCACCCAGCATGATGGGCACGATGGGATGCTCACCGGGTACGGTATTGAACCCGGCCATGGTCATCGCTTCGCGGAAGTAGCGCGTGTTGGATTCCAGTTGGTCGCGCAGCTTGGTGGATGCCTCCAGCAGTCGCAATGCTTCGAGGGACCCACCGGCGATACAGGGCGCCAGAGTATTGGAGAAAAGATAGGGCCGCGAGCGCTGGCGCAGCAGGGCGATGATGTCCTTTCGTCCGCTGGTGTAGCCACCGGAGGCGCCGCCCAGTGCTTTCCCGAGCGTTCCAGTGAGGATGTCGATGCGGCCCATCACGTCGCGGAACTCATGCGTGCCGCGACCGTGCTTGCCCATGAAGCCCACGGCATGCGAGTCGTCCACCATGGTGAGCGCGCCATACTTGTCCGCCAGATCGCAGATCTCTTTGAGCGGTGCGATGGTGCCATCCATGGAGAAGACGCCGTCCGTGGCGATGAGCTTGAACCGCGCGCCCGCGGCATCCGCTTCCTGCAACCGCGCTTCCAGCTCCGTCATGTCGGAGTTCTTGTAGCGATAGCGCTTCGCTTTGCAGAGGCGGATGCCATCAATGATGCTCGCGTGATTCAGTTCGTCACTGATCACGGCGTCCTCGGGACCGAGCAGCGTTTCAAAGAGACCACCGTTCGCATCAAAGCAGGAGGAGTAGAGGATGGTGTCCTCCGTGCCCAGGAAATGGCTGAGCGCCTCCTCCAGTTCCTTGTGCACCTGCTGGGTGCCACAGATGAAGCGGACACTGGCGAGGCCGTAGCCCCAGTGCTCCAGCGCTTCATGTGCCGCACGTCGCACGGAGGGGTGCTGAGCGAGGCCGAGGTAGTTGTTCGCGCACAGGTTGAGCACAGCGCCGCCACCGTTGGCGCGGACGAGGGAGCCCTGCGGGGTGGTCAGGATACGCTCGCGCTTCGTGGTGCCCGCTTCACGGATGTTTTCAAGTTGCGTGGAGACATGTGTAAGAAATTGTTGAGTGGTACTCATACTGAGAAATGAAGCAGTTGTAGTTCGCTACGGGCGCTCAGCTGGGGCGCGTTGGCCAACGATGCAGAAGCTTTGGGTCAATTTCTTGCCATACTGCAGACGCTAATTTGCCTGGGTTGCCCTTAAAACGAGCCGGTTCAAACTCAAATTTGTGTTTTTGACGCGCTCGGAAATTGAGCATGTGACCATAGTTTATCTCTTCTGATTGGCCTCTCTTGTCGCCTCGAGCCAAGTTTCTTTTTTCAACCCAGCTGAGATATTGCTCCTTGTCAGAGTGAAATAGAAAGATGATCTCAAATCTTGTCACGAGAGGATTGGGATCGAGGTCAGCGCATCCAACAAAGAGAGGATGTTTAAAGTCGGTCTTCTCCAAAATCTCCAAGAACTGAACTCGTTTGTTACGTTCATGCTGCTGTGCGGTAGGCAGGGCGTAGTTCTCTTTACCGCCAATATTTTCCAAATCGACGACCGTACAAATTCCGTAGCTTGGGAGCCAGCTTAGCAGCGTGCTTTTGCCAGCTCCGGGCGGACCAACAATCAAGTACTTCTTCGCTTTCATAAAGCTCCTTAAGTTTGCCAGTCCAGGATTACCTTGCCGCTTTGTCCGCTCTCCATGGCGGCGAAGCCCTTCTCGAACTCGGTGTAGTGATAGCGGTGCGTGATGACCGGCTTGATATCGAGCCCAGTCTCCAGCATCACCGTCATCTGGTACCAGGTCTCATACATTTCACGACCGTAGATACCATGGATGGTGAGCATGTTGAATACGACTTTCGTCCAGTCGATCGCAATCTGCTCCGAGGGAATGCCGAGCATGGCGATGCGTCCGCCATGGCACATGTTGTCGATCATGTCGCGGAAGGCCTGTGGGTTACCGCTCATTTCGAGACCCACGTCGAAGCCTTCGCGTATGCCGAGCTTCTTCTGCACATCGGCCAGGCTGCCGCGAGTCACATTGAGGGCCACCGTCGCACCCATCTTCTTCGCTAGATCAAGACGGTAGTCGTTCACATCTGTTACCACCACATGGCGGGCGCCAGCGTGCTTCACCACTGCGGCCGCCATGATGCCGATGGGCCCTGCACCGGTGATGAGCACATCTTCTCCCAGCACCTCAAACGCGAGCGCCGTGTGCACGGCATTGCCAAAGGGGTCAAAGATGGAAGCCACTTCCTTGTCCACATCATCCCGATGGTGCCACACATTCGTCATGGGCACGCTGATGTATTCGGCGAAGGCTCCGGTCCGATTCACGCCGATGCCTACGGTATCTTTGCAAAGATGACGACGTCCCGCGAGGCAGTTACGACAGCGGCCACACACCACGTGTCCCTCCGCGCTGACGATTTCGCCGGGGTGGAAGTCGCTCACGTTTGAGCCCACTTCCACGACTTCGCCCACGAACTCATGTCCCACGACCATGGGCACAGGAATGGTCCGCTGTGCCCACGCATCCCACTTGTAGATGTGCAGATCCGTGCCGCAGATGCCAGTCTTGTGCACCCGAATCAGGACATCATTGATGCCGATGGTGGGCTCGGGCACGTCTTGCAGCCAGAGGCCGCGTTCCGACTTTGCTTTGACGAGGGCTTTCATGAGTGAAGCGGTGCATCCGGCATGCCGGATGAAATTTCCAACATTTTGGATTGCCATTTCCGGCATGCAAGACAAAAATCCGGTTTATTGTATGCCAAGGAAATCCGCCAAGTCCGTTCCCCGACCCGCCGCCGAACCCGCAGAGGCCATCAGCCGCCATCTTGGGAATCGGGTGAAACAACTGCGCGCGGAGCGTGGCTGGTCCCTGGAGGCGCTGGCGGGCGCGAGTGGCGTGAGCAAGTCGATGCTGAGCGAAATTGAGCGCGAGCAGGCCAATCCCACGCTGGCCGTGACCCTGCGCATCGCCCAGGCGTTTGAGCTGAGCCTTGGGGAATTGATTGGTGCCCCGGGTGCCACGTCCGGCATCCGTGTCATTCGCAATGCGGACCGTGCTTATCACTATCGTTCCGATGATCATTGTCGGATTCGCACGCTGAGCCCGCTGAATCTGGAAAAGGACGTGGAGTTTTATGAGGTGACCCTGCAGCCGGAGGGTGCTTTGCGCAGCCAGGCGCACTTTGAAGGCACGCGTGAGTTCCTCACGGTAGTAAAGGGGCAGGTGAAAGTGGAGTCCGGCGGAGACAACGAACTCCTGCACCATGGGGACTCGTCAAACTATCGTGCCGACGTCCCACACGCGATCGTCAATGCTGGCCGCAGCGAGGCCGTGGTGTTTCTCGTGGTGATCTACCGGTGAACATCGCCGGCGCTACCTGTTTCATTTTCGCTTTTTCAAACGCTCCTCCTCATTCCTATGAAATTGCTGCTGCCTCAGTACTTCCTCGCTGTCGCCTGTCTACTGGGCGCCACGGCTTCCGGGCAGATGCCGCCGGAACTCGTCAAAGCGGAACGCGCCAAGATCCTGGAAGGCGTAGGCTCCGTGCCCAAGACAGGTGCGCCGGGTCCGATAGCGATCTGGGGCACCATGGCGTTTCCCATCCTCTCCGCACCGGATCGTCAGGGAGCAGAGCTCGCCGTGGCTGCCGCAGCGGGATATGGAAAGGGACGTGTCATTCTCTTTGGGCACAACAGCTACCTCACGGGCAGCGAAGGCGGTGACCATGCGAAGCTGATGGAGAATTGCGTGAAGTGGGCTGGAGGCAAGGCCAGTCCACGTGTCGGGCTCAAGCAGGTGAACGCAGTCAATTTCTACAAGGAGCATGGCTTCAACTCCACGAAGGCCTTCACGGGGCCTTTGGAGAAGAAGACGCTGAATGACTTCGATGTCATCATCATCAACATCCAGGCCGTGACGGATCCCGCAGAGGGGGAGGCGCTGGCAGCGTGGGTGAAAGAGGGTGGTGGTGTGGTGGCAGGCATGACAGGTTGGGCCTTTGAGCAGACCAGCGGTGGAAAGAACCTCGCCGTGGCGCATGGCGTGAATCGAGCCCTGATGCCGGCAGGCATTGCCATCACGGACATGAGTGCCTTTGATCAGCTGCCATCGTTCCAAGGTCGCGCCGATTTGCCGGCCATGATGAATGCCTCCGTGGCCATCGCTGCAATCAAGAAGCAAGGTGGCGGGGGTACTGCACCCTCGGCGGAAGAGCTGAAGCAGGGCATGAGCGCCATCCAGGTGGCTCTGGCCTCCCAGCCGCCAGATCGCAACAACCTGCGTGATGCGGTGGTCGCAGCGATTGGAGGCATGGGGAGTGCCACACCTGTGCCGACGAAGGCGGAACCCCTCACCGAAGTCAAAAATCCCGCGGACCGCCTTCGCCTCGGCATGGAGACACGGGTGCTGCGTCTCGCACCGGGCAGCGCCGCTGCGGCACATCCTGCGCATGCAGCGTTCCCCGGAAAGGCTCCGGCGGATGCAGCGCGCATCACGCAAGAGGTGAAGGTGAATCCGGGAATCCCGGGTTGGACCAGCACGGGGTTGTATGCCGTCGCTGGCGAACCTATCACTGTGACCTTGCCTGCAAATCTCACAGGCAAGGGATATGCGGTGCGTATCGGCTGCCACTCGGACACGCTGTATCACCTCGATAGCTGGTCCCGTGCACCGGACATCACCAAGTCCGTCGCGCTTGAGTCTGTCGAGACCAAAGCTGCAAGCGCGTTTGGTGGTCTAATCTACATCGAGGTGCCGGGTCGCGCTTCGAGTGATGCGCCCTTCTCCGCGGGCATCAAGGGGGGCATCGCCGCGCCTCTGTTTGTACTGGGGCAGGATGATGACGCAAAGTGGAACAATGAGATCAAAAGTCGCCCGGCACCCTGGGCAGAGCTGGCCTGTGACAAGGTGATTCTTTCCGTGCCCTCCGAAGTGGCCCGCACTGTGAAGAATCCCACGGAGCTCATGGCGTTTTGGAAAAGGGTGGTGGAGGCGCAGGATGATGTGAGCAACCAGACCGCCGAACGTAAACGCCCCGAGCGCATGGTGGCGGACGTGCAAATCAGTGCTGGCTTCATGCATTCCGGGTACCCCATCATGATTCACGTCCCGGAAGCGATGGAGATGGTGACGTATGGACGGATCAAGTTTCCGGGCTGGGGGTTCTACCATGAGATTGGGCACAATCATCAACGGGACACTTTCACCTTTGCGGGTACGGGCGAGGTTACGAACAATGTCATCGGCATGTACTGCTACCACGCCGTGCTGCAGAAGGACTGGCTCATCGGTCACCCCGCCATCAGCGAGGAATCGCGTAAGAAGAATGTGCAGAAGATCAAGGCCGCCTCGGACAAGTGGGCCGCATGGAAGGCAGACCCCTTCCTGGCGCTCACCACCTACATCCAGCTCGTGCAAGGATTCGGCTGGGACAGCTGGAAAAAATACCTGCACAGCTTTGCCGACAGCAGCTATGGCCCCACGCCGAAGAATGATGACGAGCGTCGTGATCAATTTCTCGTCCGATATTCAAAAATCGTGAACAAGAACCTCGGACCCTTCTTCGATGCATGGGGCATCCCGGTAAGCTCCAGTGCGAAGGCGGAGGTTTCAAAATTCGAAGCGTGGATGCCAAAAGAGATGTGAACAGGATTCGGTGGTGTCATAGTGACGCGGTCAAATATTCATGCCGCTCGACACCACCAGACTTGCCGCCTTCTATCGCGACGCATTGCTGCGCGATTGCATGCCCTTCTGGTTTCCCCGCTGTGTCGATACGCAGCATGGGGGCTTCCTGCACTGTGTGGATGCGGACGGCTCGGTGCTCGACACGGACAAGTCCGTGTGGGCACAGGGGCGCATGAGCTGGATGTTGCTCACGCTTTTCAACACCCTCGAGTCACGACTGGAATGGCTGGCGTGGGGTGAGAGTGGATTGCGCTTCCTGGAGCATCATGGCGTGGACAGGAGTGATCCGCTCGGGCGGATGTATTTCCACGTCACCCGTGAGGGCCAGCCAATCCGGAAACGCCGCTATGCCTATAGCGAGAGTTTCACGGCCATTGCTTATGCCGCTCATGCGCGTGCAACAGGTCATGCTGTATCTGCGGAGCGGGCTCGAGCGTTGTTTGATCTCTTCGTGAAGTGGAATTTCACCCCCGGCCTCATGCCGCCAAAGTACACGGGCACGCGACCGATGATCGGCATGGGGCCGCGCATGATCACGCTGGTCACTGCGCAAGAGCTTGCCACCAATCTGGGAGATGATGCCATGCTGCGCAGCTGGCGGGATCGCTGCATTGAGGAGATTGAGAAGCTCTTCGTCCGGCCTGAATTGCAGTGCGTGATGGAGAACGTCGCGCCAGATGGCAGTCTCGTCGACCATTTCGACGGGCGTCTCCTGAATCCCGGGCATGCCATGGAGGCCGCGTGGTTTATCATGCAGGAGGGGGCATTGCGCAGGGAGTCACGCTTCGTGGAGCTGGGCTGCAAGATGCTGGACTGGATGTGGGCTCGTGGCTGGGATGCTGAGCACGGTGGCATCTTCTACTATCGCGACG
It encodes:
- a CDS encoding trimeric intracellular cation channel family protein, whose amino-acid sequence is MPPWLEHFAVAVCAISGVLAAAGRGVDLFGVLVLALVTAVGGGTIRDVCLGAEPVFWIQNPSVTVTALLTALATFVVARFWRMPLRALLVADAVGLAMFTIVGAEKSLQYQESGIIAVILGVITGVAGGIIRDVLCRELPLVFRQETFLYATAATIGSVAYVLLYRFAPSVPMPGLIGMIVILLLRLAAIVWKWRLPVFDSRT
- a CDS encoding metallophosphoesterase family protein, which codes for MKRRHFLASATTGIAAISQAASAQTPATPAQTAPPSPAGDALATTPPVVMAPRADGAEIVWGISRHARGWVEVKQDAEVKRFGGNAFGFSTQGTKGLRVRLHDFAPGTTHTYRTVTESMTEPAVREESPWRTLRTLAPKAEETHFLVWNDTHQNKETITRLHAASPDSADFLLWNGDICNDWHKEEQIIPTLLHPAGTDFTAQRPLFFVWGNHDLRGQYGYQLADHAAAPEGHSYYAFRSGPVAVVCLNTGEDKDDDHPSFKGRVACEPLRREQAAWLRSHVLTTPELRDAPYRVVFCHIPLRWLNESEEGRTYDAFSRRSRDLWHEALVEWKAQIVVSGHTHEHAWLPQSPERPYAQLVGGGPKPDAATFTEAHANGSRLQFTMRNLQGEVLRQHEFAPLRTT
- a CDS encoding ATP-binding protein; protein product: MKAKKYLIVGPPGAGKSTLLSWLPSYGICTVVDLENIGGKENYALPTAQQHERNKRVQFLEILEKTDFKHPLFVGCADLDPNPLVTRFEIIFLFHSDKEQYLSWVEKRNLARGDKRGQSEEINYGHMLNFRARQKHKFEFEPARFKGNPGKLASAVWQEIDPKLLHRWPTRPS
- a CDS encoding glycine C-acetyltransferase, whose amino-acid sequence is MSTTQQFLTHVSTQLENIREAGTTKRERILTTPQGSLVRANGGGAVLNLCANNYLGLAQHPSVRRAAHEALEHWGYGLASVRFICGTQQVHKELEEALSHFLGTEDTILYSSCFDANGGLFETLLGPEDAVISDELNHASIIDGIRLCKAKRYRYKNSDMTELEARLQEADAAGARFKLIATDGVFSMDGTIAPLKEICDLADKYGALTMVDDSHAVGFMGKHGRGTHEFRDVMGRIDILTGTLGKALGGASGGYTSGRKDIIALLRQRSRPYLFSNTLAPCIAGGSLEALRLLEASTKLRDQLESNTRYFREAMTMAGFNTVPGEHPIVPIMLGDAALATKFADAMLKRGVYVIGFSYPVVPVGKARIRTQISAAHTKAELEQAVTAFVEVKKELGV
- a CDS encoding DUF3472 domain-containing protein; the protein is MKLCHSLRSLPVFLLTFGSLMTSMPVVADENGKAVEPNAACSIHLGWPAPAAEWFYLEGRVETSTAGSYFMVCGWNTGYFGVQELGKGRKVGIFSVWDPTKGDNPEAVKLEDRVEILAQGKDVKVSRFGGEGTGGKSMTDFPWEIGETLRCVVQARVEGEKTAYTGWLWQPKEKAWKLMATFRVHTGGKPLSGLYSFVEDFRRDGKSVHEVRRAVFGNGWVRTVEGQTQPLTKARFTHSKAPTEAGELIDAGHAPGGLYLQNGGDTKKSVSPGTVLEMKDAPKTPPADLPVELNQ
- a CDS encoding L-serine ammonia-lyase, with amino-acid sequence MSLSVVELFTIGIGPSSSHTVGPMRAGARFVERLRKAELLDRVARVEAHLYGSLALTGKGHGTDKAVLLGLEGELPESVDIDSVPVRLERIRQTHCLHLGGTREIPFEEKRDLLFHRLESLPEHPNGLRFFAYDGSGTELLSRTYYSIGGGFVVNEGDARRDTLNADQRALSFPYKTGDDLLRMGKDSGLSISEMTLRNESAWRSEQETRASLLKVWHAMQGCVERGCHAEGTLPGGLKVQRRAPGLYRELTSKPEVALQDPLTALDWVSLWAMAVNEENAAGGRVVTAPTNGAAGILPATMHYLCRVLRVTDEDKIVRFLLTAGAIGLLYKLNASISGAEVGCQGEVGVACSMAAAALCEAQGGTVPQVENAAEIGMEHNLGLTCDPVGGLVQVPCIERNAMGAVKAIHAARLALHGDGTHRVSLDKVIATMRQTGADMSTKYKETSRGGLAVNVTEC
- a CDS encoding basic secretory protein-like protein, which translates into the protein MQYRTQPFQFFVTLVAASLWGMVSAQQPFTVTVDYSQAPSCQTFAEKSKTLVEEWYPKLTKILFGDNHALPYPEVKLIFKPMKGVAGTVNNEITISEDWVTKKAPDDYGMVVHELTHVVQNYKGKGEWWLMEGIADYTRDRHFEPGRRKHRIDRAKNSYKQGYGIAATFLIWLEDVKTKDKDLVRKLNTACHDGTYSAEKFKELCGADADSLWQEFLTTLAK